In Capra hircus breed San Clemente chromosome 5, ASM170441v1, whole genome shotgun sequence, the DNA window CGAGGGGTGCTCAGGGTTTCCATCTGACATCGGGGAGCCCTCGCCCGGGTGCCGGTGGTCCAGGTGGGCGCTCTTGTAGTGGGCCTGAATGGCGGCCGCGCCGCCCTGCTCAGCCTCCCCGCCTGGGCACTCCGACTCTCCCTGGGCCGCCTTCCCGTTCTTCCGTCTCCGCGGCTGGTACTTGTAATCTGGGTGGTCCTTCTTGTGCTGCATCCGCAGCCGCTCTGCCTCCTCAATGAAGGGGCGCTTGTCGCTCTCATTCAgcagcctggggtggggtggttggggtgggggagacaGCAGAAGGGTCACCATGAGCGCCTGCCCTGGAAGAAAtgaggcctgggggctgggggagcctggcgggcagggTCCCGGGTGGCAGTCGTGCTGCCTGGCCTAGGGACTGGAGGATGTGAGCCCAAGGCACCACAGCCTCCGAGGGCAGCCATCTCTGCCCCCAAACCTCTCAGGGGCTGGAGTGTGAGAGAAGAACCAGCCTGCCGCTCCAGGCAGCCCCTGAGGATGGGGTTAGAATAGAGCTTACAACAGAGCTTCCTTcagtttgaaaagtgaaagtgaagtcgctcagtcgtgtccgactctttgagaccccatgggctgtagcctaccaagttcctccgtccacgggattttccaagcaagaatactggagtgggttgccatttccttctcctggagatcttctcgacccagggattgaacctgggtctcccacattgcaggcagacgctttaccgtctgagccaccaaaaactCCTTCTTCAAAGCTGTCTGCAAGTAGAGCTGGCTGCCTCGTTAGGGGGTGAGCTCCCTTGGGACTGGAGATGTGCAAATAGGAGCGGCACGGTGAGGGGGAAGAGCCCAGTGTCTgctacttcctagctgtgtgaccgtgGGCAAGTCAtttctctgagctttagtttttTACCTATAGAACAAGGGTAACACCTACTTCCAGGTGTGGGAGTGGCCAAGAGAATGGCTGTGAAGCCCTGTGCATGGGACCTGGGACCTAGGGATTGGGCGGTGGGGGGGCAGCACCTCAAGAAACAGGTGCAATTCTAATGCTGCCTGCGGGGTGGTGGGCAAGAGGACCTGCAGTGGAACCCCTCAACTCTGGAGTCATTTTTGTGAATTCCAGCGTGGTGGGGCCGAGGGGGGCAGGATGCGTGTGCCCCTCACTACGCACAGACCCCCACCTCAAGGGGCGATCGTATCTCCTTGTTGAGGGAGTGAAAGAATGTAAAGGAAGCTCCTGTCTTCTAAGACCCTGGATGGGGGCATTCAGACCCTCTTCCCAGTCTGAGCCCAGCCAGTGGGACGCAGCCCCTGCAGACCGTAGGCCCACCCACCTGACTCCAGCCAGGGCTGGGGCCGCAGGGAAGTTCAGGGCTGGGCTGTCGCTGGTGAGGAAGACAGGAAGGATGCCTCAAAGAGGGGCTCAGGGGGAAGAAACagattcccagatccccagacaTAAGGGACTCTCCAGAAGCAGCTCTGTCCTTTAGCCCAAAGGGCCTCTCTCTCCAGCTGCCCCCTATACCCCCCTTCCCCGTGGGTGCCCTCTTCACCCAGTCAGGAGAAGGCAGGGCCCTCCCTGCCCAGGATGGGAGGGGGTGGTCATACCAGGCACCTCCTAGCGGGCAgcagcattcctctccagcttAGCCTGCTCGGCTGCCCTCCCCCCAGGCcgtggcccagcccagcccagcccagctctcTCCAAGGGCCCCTCTAGCTGAGTGACGGGATGGGGACCCCAGACCATCAGGGGCAGGGAGTGGATGCAGCCCTTCCCACCCTAGCTGCgccctctcccccgcccccagccagccCAGGGTAGGTGGGGCAGGCCCAAAGGTGGGTGTCTGGTGAGGAGGGGAGGTGGCACGTGGGGGTGCCTCAACCAGCCATAGCCCCGGCACAGAGGCTCCTAGAATGGCAGGGGACCCTGCACTCCCACCCCAGACCTTCCCTGTGCCCTCTGCCCACTGGCAACCGGATGTGAATCCGCAAGAAAATGGCAGGGGGCACGGAGTGTAAGCAGGGGCACAGGCTAGAAGAGAGGGAAGACTCCAACTTGCACCCATCGGTGCCTCCCAGCGCTAGTTCCCACCAGCACCCTAACTTGGAGAGAAAActacctgggggtgggggtggggtctgcCAGCCCCAACCCCAGTCCTAACTTGAGCCCAACACCAACCTTACCCACAAACCCAACCCCAGCCTCACCcagaccttcagcttcagctctGTTAAGGCTCTTTCCTGACCCCAAACCCGTCCTCCCCCACCACAGAAACCCAACTCCAAATTTCATCTTGACTCCAGCGCTAGCCCTCGGTCACCACAGCTCTAACTACAAACCttgtttgcttttcacctctggGTCTCCAAGGTCTGAAATGGAGAGGGAAGGGGTGGGCTGACTCCCCACCCGAACTGAAATCCCCaactggcgggggcggggggcttcCACGCTAGGGCACACTGGCTCCACTACCCCTgctcccctgggggctcaccTAAGGGTCCTGGGAGGTTCCAGCCTGTGACCCCACCTTTCCTGTCTCTTGGCTCTAATTATCCTCCCCAGGAGGGTCAATCAATACACTGACCCTCCAGCATGATGAGCTCAACATCTAACAGGCCTTTCCTGGGCGGGCACTGAAGGTTGGCAGTTGGCACACTCCCCTAGCCACTTGCAAGCCAGGGCCTGGACGCTGGTGTGGTCTGACCCCCTTCCAGCGTCCCACACTATCTGcatgtctttctcttttcagGTATAGGGCCTCTGATTGCCAGTTCTGCCCAGCTAGCCATCCCCCTTCTTGATAGCCTGAGATTCATGAGACGGTGGAGAGGCGGGGCGCGCAGATTTCAGGAGAAGCCCCTAGAGAGGCGGGCTAGCTTAACCCAGTCCAGAGGTCTGCGGGGTCCCCACCCAGGATCCGAGCAGCCCACTCCCTGTTGGCATAGCCTTTGACCCTTGTCACTGTCTGGTCACCCTCCCACTGCTGGGGTGGTCCTGAGTAAGCAATGCCTGCTTTCCTGGTTGCCTGCCCTGCCACTCAGGTTGGCCCCTGCGGGTCACCTTGGGCCCCTGTGCACACAGCCTGAGGTGAGGGGCAGTCAGGAACAAGTCCCTTTGAGGGAGCCCAACGTGGGGTTCTGGGCTGGGGGAGCAGGGACAGACAGGGACAATGGAGGGTCCAACCTTAAATCCTTGGTAACAGCgtgggggagaggtgggaggggggcggtCCATCCTTGCTTTGATGCTCTTACTGGGCTTACACTGTGGTCTGCTCATGGTCCCCAAGGCCCGTTCTGTCTGCCTGTCTGCCTCCCTCCTGGTTGTCTGTCTTGCACTTGCTCGTCTCTGTCCCATGGCACCAAGGGTCCTGGCTTGGGCTGAACCCTGCCACGATGTGGATGGaccttgggcagaggagctggcTTTGACCTCTGATCCTAGGCAAGGCCAGACCCTCTGAGTCCACGCAGCAGTTTGACCACTGAGCCCAGGGCCTGCTGGGGTGAGCCGAGTGTtgaggggggaggggaagaagcaCCAGGCCTTTGGCAAACACATGGCCAGGGCCAGGCCCAGGAGGCTGGATGCGAATTCCTCTTGGTCTCTTGGGGGCTTTCCTGCTCCTTCCACCACCTTGAGTCTTTGGTCTTCTAGGCCAAGCTCCACTGTGTTGGGGCTGGCAAGGGGAGGGGTGGCAGGCTCCCCTGACACTTTCTGCAGCTTGGATGCTCCTCATTCCTGctctcctctgccctcaccccACAACCTCCTGATCGTGTCTTAGAGGGCAGGGGTGACCCACTTCTGTCACCGAGGATAGTGTGTGGGAAGACCACTGGCTGAAGCGTCAGGAGACCTGGTTCTGGCCCTGGCTCTACCACCAGCTGTTACATGGCCTGGGCGGGCCCTCTGCCTTCCTGGGCCTATCTCATGGACAATCTAGCGGGGAATCAGGTAACCTCTGCAGACTCTCACCTTCTGGAGCCCCTGTTCTCTTTCTGAGCCGCCCAGGACTtcttggggggcgggggtggcgttGCCCTGGTCAACAACGTATTCAAAAGGGAGCAGCCTAAACCCCAGACCAGAGGTGAGGCCGACTTCCTTCTCAGGGGCATGTTTTCCCCCCAAAGTCTGAGCTGCTTCCAGAGAACCTGGGACTCTGAGGGACTCTGGGTAGGAAAGGGGCCAGCCTTTCCTCCTGGCCAGGGCTGGAGGGGTAGGAGGTTACTCAATCCTGGGTGGGGCCCTGGAAAGGAAGATGGCGCCTGgactgggagagggagggaggggaagagaccAGCCTGGCAGCTCTGGGACCTGGTGGGAGGGGGAGTCTCCTCTCCATGGGTCCCCTTTCCTGGGGAGATGAAGAAGCCCTGGGTCTGAAAGAGCTCAGAAGGGTGCAGAGGAGGCGGCTGGGGTAGGACAAGGGCCTGCAGCAGTCGGCTTGGCCTCCATCCCTCACCCTTTCAAAGACCTGGACCTGAATTCCTTGTCTGCCCCCATCTCAGCCTTGCAGTTCTCCActgcctgcctcagtttccctgactCTCCAGCTAGGCTTTCAGTTCTTTCCCAGACGTTTCCCTCGCATCCCCCTTGACCCCGGGGCAGTGGCACCCTTGAGTGGCACCTGCGGAAATGGGGTTAGTGGACGACTATGGTGTGGATGCCTCCACCAGCCTTCCCTCCCTTCCACCTTCACTCTCGCCCACGCGGCCCAGAAGCCCAGGCCCCAGCTCCTGCCACCGGCAGAATTCCAACCGCGAGGGGGCGCCTTCCAGCCCAGTGCCCCGGCTCGGGAGCGGGGCCTAGGCCGCGGCAGACCAGCGCGAGCGCAACCCCAAGGGGGTACTGCGGGAAGGGCGGGCCCGATGCCCTCAGCtggccatccagtcccatcaaggAGACGGCTGCCCCAAGAGAAGGGCCCAGGCCCTGAGCGCCTCTCCCCATTCCACCCGCGGGTAGAGGGCCCGGGTAGAGGGCCCGGCGGGAGCTCCCCGGAGGCGGGTCGGGGGCGCTCACCTCCAGAGCTTGCCCAGCGTCTTGCTGAGCTCGGCGTTGTGCAGGTGCGGGTACTGGTCGGCCAGCTTCCTGCGCGCCGCCTGCGCCCACACCATGAAGGCGTTCATGGGCCGCTTGACGTGGGGCTTGCTCTTGCTGGCGCCGTTGACGCGCACCGGCATGGGCACCAGAGTCCAGTCGTAGCCGCTGAGCACCTGGCTGACGGCCTCGCGGATGCACACGGGGAATTTGTCATCGTCCGCCTCGCCGTCCtgctgttccttcttgaccttgCCCAGCTCTCCGGGCCCCGGGCTAGCTCGCAGGcccgagccgccgccgccgccgccgccgccgtcggGCCCCAGCGAGGGCGCGCTCCCCGGGGACAGGCAGCGCGGCTCCTCGGAGCCCACGGGGCTCAGCTCCACCTCGGACAGGTCCTGCTCCTCTGCCATGTCgcccccggccgccgccgccgccgccgcctcggccGCCTCCCCGGGGCCCGCCGCCGGGGTCCTGGCGAAGAGTCCAACGCTCACCTGGACGATGGGAAGGAGGGCGTGATGGGCGGCGTGCGCGCAGCCCCGACGGCGGCCCGGCACGCGACTCAGGCACAGTCCCAAGGTGGGGCCGGCAGGCTGCCCCTAAACCCACCGCAGCCCCTTGGGCCCCCGCACATGCCAGACCGGGGCTCGGCCTCTTAGCTCCCGCCTCCATGTCTTACCCCCACCTGGTCCCAACCGCCTCTTGCTGTGGGTGGGttcggggttttttttttttttttttcttttcttttttttaaaaacctcctcTTGGGTGGAGGTTTGTtgatggaaaggaagaaaaacggACTCTTTCTTCTGCTCTAATCCTGGCTCCTGGAATTTCCCACCTTTTCGCTcacctttccttcttcccttccgcCTGCCCCCCGACGGGGGGACTAGAAGAGGAACTGGGCTGGGGGCACGCGGTGTCAGCTTCTCTCCGCCCCACGCCCCACCGCAGGGTCCCAGGCCTGGGCCCCAGGAAGGGAGGAGCGGGCTGCGCACTCACTCACCTCCTCGGACCTCTCCTCCAGTCTAGGGCTCGTCCTGAGGAAGTGGAAAACCGTGTCCCAAGGTGTGCGGTCCAGctcgggggctgggggtgggggacgcTGGTGGGCTggttgggaggggctgggggcccccAAGCCACAGGCCACGGGCCTTGTCAGGACGGAGCCCGAATCCTCACCACCAACCACCCTGGCCGGACAGCCTGAGACTGACTGAGCGCTGAGCTGCTGCCGAgggctggggaaggaaggaggggggagaggggaagggggaggggagggaggggagggcagaagGTGGAGCCTCCAGCGCTTTCCTTCATCCCCAACACTCTGGGCTCCTCCGCcagccgcccccaccccagctccctgcACTGCTGGCTGCCCCCAGGCCCATCCTGGGAAGGTGTAGGAGTGGGGGTGGTCAGGCCAGGAAAGCCAGTGgaggcaggtgggcagggtcaCAATGTCACCCTTGGGGGAAAATTGGGCCCACCTGGGACCCCCAACCTCTGTCTCAGGTGTCGGAATGGGCAGCTGGCAGAGGAGAAGGCAGGTGACGGTTCTGTCACATGGGGGGTGGCACTGGCCAGTGTTGCTTCACTTAAGACCTCTTATTGCGTGCCAGCCTGTCTCACCCCGCCTCCTACCCCCCACCCAGCTGTCCTCTTTCTCAGACAGCAAGAGAGGAAGATTACAGGTCCATACCTGGTGAAGCGGGGTGCAGCTGGATACCCCCTGCCCGGTGCAGATGCCCCGGCTTCACCCCCAGTCTCCTCTCACTGGACACCCAGCACCACAAGGCCTGGGCTGGCTCAAGAGAGACAGACTAAAGTGTGCGGGAGGCTGGGCCCGCGCTGGGCTGGGGTCCTCTTCAAGCAGATCTGAAAAGCTTCTGGGGCCCCATTTCCTGGGACCCAACTCCCTCCACCCTGGTAGGGGGAGTCCCAGTCCTGGTTGTCAAGacaccccccactcccccacccggAGAAAGGGTGAGGAGtcttcctcctctctgcccacTTCTCCACTCAACCCCACTCCCCGCAGCGGGGTGACTCCGTCATTTTTTTGTCCTGCCCATCATCTAAGGCTTTCACAGGCCTCTAAGACCACAGCCCCTCTCTCGTCTCTAAAGGTGGGTGCTGAGGCAGAGGTGCGGGTATGTGAGGAGGACAGATGGAGCCAGGGCCGCGATGATGACCATGGACGGTTCTGAGCTCCTCAGCGGCTGGGCGAGGCCCCGGGCCCAGCCCAAGGGAGTCGCGTCTGGAGCGGGGCTGGAAAGGGGGTCCAGGAAAGGCCTTCTGCTTGGGAAAGGCCAAGGGGGTTGGAGGGGGTGGGTAATGGGACACAATGAGGTAGTCACACGAGGCGAAGgcatgttgggggtggggggagcggacactggaacacacacacacacacgctcgcACACACAACCAGCCAGACAATCGGGCCAGTGTGTCTGGGGCCTCGGAGCCCAGTGAATTAGGAGTTTGATAagggttttctctttctctcgcTCGCCGGCCTTGGACAATCTCCCCCCAGTTTTCCTCGACGCCACCCCCGGCGCTGCCAACCCTCCTCCCCCCgcctcccttctcttccctgtgCCCAGACTCTTGTTCGGGGCCTTGAAACAGTGAGCTGTCTTTGTTCGAAATACAGGTGAACGGCAATCatgtgattaacacacacacacataaaaagctTTTTAACAGCGCCCGCCCGGCCTCAGAGCCGCCCAGAGAGGA includes these proteins:
- the SOX10 gene encoding transcription factor SOX-10, whose amino-acid sequence is MAEEQDLSEVELSPVGSEEPRCLSPGSAPSLGPDGGGGGGGGSGLRASPGPGELGKVKKEQQDGEADDDKFPVCIREAVSQVLSGYDWTLVPMPVRVNGASKSKPHVKRPMNAFMVWAQAARRKLADQYPHLHNAELSKTLGKLWRLLNESDKRPFIEEAERLRMQHKKDHPDYKYQPRRRKNGKAAQGESECPGGEAEQGGAAAIQAHYKSAHLDHRHPGEGSPMSDGNPEHPSGQSHGPPTPPTTPKTELQSGKADPKRDGRSLGEGGKPHIDFGNVDIGEISHEVMSNMETFDVAELDQYLPPNGHPGHVGGYSAAGYGLGSALAVASGHSAWISKPPGVALPTVSPPGVDAKAQVKTETAGPQGPPHYADQPSTSQIAYTSLSLPHYGSAFPSISRPQFDYSDHQPSGPYYGHSGQTSGLYSAFSYMGPSQRPLYTAISDPSPSGPQSHSPTHWEQPVYTTLSRP